The Arachis ipaensis cultivar K30076 chromosome B10, Araip1.1, whole genome shotgun sequence DNA window CTGAGCAGTGGCCAACAAGACTGACCAACGTGCCTTACTGGTTGTCAAGTGACCAAGTTGGAGTTTATGGGAAGCCTGCTCCTGAAGATTTTTCTGCTGACTATAAACACTGGAAACGTGTGGTGTCGAAGTCCTATCTAAATGGGATGGGAATTCAGTGGTCAAACATACGGAATGTCATGGATATGAATGCCATCTATGGAGGGTGAGCAGAAGCCATGGTTTCCAACATGACTCTGAATTATACGTTAATAATTTGCTCTCTTATTCGTTAGTGCTTGACATATTCATTCTTGGTGGCTTCCAGATTTGCCGCAGCTTTGAAGGATAGGAGTATTTGGGTCATGAATGTGGTTTCAATAGACTCCGCAGATACTCTTCCCATTATATATGAACGAGGTCTATTTGGTATATATCATGATTGGTGTGAATCATTTAGTACCTATCCCAGGACCTATGATCTCCTCCATGCTGATCATCTATTTTCGAAGATAAAGAAAAGGTACCAATAGTAACTATTTGATCATATATTCATATTCATTATCATCAAAAAGCTTGGTTATACTATTAGTATATTACCATGCCATATGCTTTATTTTCTCAATGCCCATGCAGGTGCACTGTAGATGGTTTAATGGCCGAGGTTGATCGGATTCTCAGGCCGGAAGGAAAGCTTATTGTCCGCGACACTGTTGAGACCATTGAAGAGGTTGAGAACATGGCAAGGTCAATGAAGTGGAAGGTTCGTATGACTTACTCCAAGGAGAAAGAAGGCATGTTATGTGTCGAGAAGTCAACGTGGCGGCCCGAAGATTCGGAAACCCTTGAGTATGCTATTGTTTAAGCAGTGAAATGCAAAAAAACGTGGGTTTTGGCTGCTGAAAATTCTTGTGTAACAGTATTTCCACTATCAAGCATGTAACAAGTTAGTTAGGCATCTATTTATTTTATTGGTCTTATTTCCGTTTCGTATTAATTTTGATATCCCCTATAATATCCAGAGGTTGCTCTATTTTGCCGTAACATGTTGCGATATTGTCAAAGAAATTTCATCACATTCATGCAAATGTAAAGGCCATTGGTTAATATACTTTCAACAGTTTCAGAATAACTGACGTTCACAATACCAATATTGGTAGTATTTATGACATTAGATTCTCAGCCCTTTTATCCAACGGTTTCCAACCTGGTTTGGATGATTGCAAAAAAATGCATGGATCTTTCGACTCGTTTTGGCAACGAGATTTGGATTCTGTTCTCGTGCTGACATGTTCGTGGGTTTCATGGATTATTTGACAAAAAAGGTTGATCAAGTTGGATTAAGGGACGAGAGGAAATCCATCCTTGTTAACCTAGTGGCAAATAACGAGGTCTCtaattactaataataaaaatttggCAATATtaaattaagaatttaattttgatgttatTAGTCAAGATATTTACTTTCGAAGGTTAAGCTGATTTATTTTCGAAGGTTAAGCTGATTCAAAACATTAATGAAGTTTTGAAATGAAAGCAGAGATCAAAAGAAATGCACGTGCAGACATCCTGTGGAGAACTGTTGGCACAAATTCGACGGACATAATAAATCGAGTAAAGACATAATAAATCGAGCAATTACTCGAATGAAGAAGATCGAAGGCTTTTTCAAGTTAAGGATTTTTCAATAACACTTTTGGGCAAAAGAGCAGGAACAGTTACTCAAAGTTTCGCACACAAGGGGTATCATGTCATTAATGGTCGGTTATGGAAATGAGTTATAAATATTAGAAAATCTTAGGAAATCAAAGTTGGAACTTTTCTTTAGAAATACACTCAAACACACTCGTATCCCAGCAAATTCATGAGTCTGCATTCGAATTcgatttctgtagggttccttccatgtcTTTTATCTTTCTAATTTATGATTTTCAGCAAACTTTACTTTTTCTGTTCAATTTATCTTTTCAAGCAATTTTAAATTTCATTGTCAAATTTACATTTCAacacttttaattttcatgtcaaaAACCCCTTTGATTCAATCGAAGgcatttttattgctttatttaAATTCATCGCAAATTTTTTCGATTTCAGTCAATTTATCTTCcattattttatttcatactctTTAAACCTTTTTTAATGCTCGTCTGATTCGAAGACatttgatgcacttatagaaaaACTGATACTTGCAAAAGAGTAAGTTTCATTCCCAAATTATTAGAATCGAActaccatcgatttgctaaaaatcgacaaaatagATGCATTATCaatgtaaagtagttttacacatACATCCAATCACGTATAAAACGCTTGATACTctaaatacatcaaaattaaagacTTGTTTTTATAGGATCAAATTAAAGGCTTGTTTAGTTGTTTTTATAGGGTAACATTTACAGTGATTTTTAATTACGATTGAATCAAAGCCACATGAtcaatatactttttttttaacagACGATAATTACCTAATAATTTGAACTACTAGACTTTTAATAACATCATATGATTGAATAATGCGCAAAAATATCATATTTTATAAAAGGACTTGAAATCAAAGCTAATTACAAACCGCAATCACCGGATTGTAATCCTCCATCGAAAGCATATGCGTAGTCCGTACAACTAATCACGTGGTCAAAATCATGTCTTCATAGCCTCTCTGATGTGCGGGTACCTATGAGCCCATCGAGAGAAACCTGCACAACGAGTAATAAAAATGCAATAACTAGTTTACCAAAAAGGCCTTCAGTACTCTAATAATTAGGAGAAGCATAATAAACATTTACCAGCAGAAATAATCTCAGAAAGATCCATATCCACATTTGTATCCTGTAGTTATTTGTATCAAACAACAAACCAACAATGAAATTAATACTTAcgaaatcaaaatataaatatcTAGTCGACCACCATATTTATCGTTCAGTAAAAATCTGGCCTGGGTAATTCAAAGAGCAATATCAAGGTTCTGTACTTCCGTTAGAATGGGAGGAGGTACATTGGAGAGGGGTATTGATAGCGTGTATGGATCCATGACAGCAGAAAACAGTGAAAATAAACATGAAAACACATGCAGAGATATCAACTGCACGTTTCTTTCGAGAAATGATTAGGTCATGCTATGTGCATGTGATGAATAAAACAAATAGTAGAGAAATAGAGATTTTCAAAGTTCAGTGATTCTTAGTCACAAGTCCCACACATGGGGTATAGCAAAGATGTTGGCGGTGTGCTGAAATTGTGATAAAACCACGGTGCAACTTATAAGCAACAAATATCACTTTAATTCAAATCGTATTCATAGGCAATAAATGGGAAGTAATACTTGTAATGCTAGGGAACCAACTTCTTTCGGCCAATATcagccaatttttttttaattgtttttttatttgaaattctagatcctaaatcataaaccattaaccctaaattataaacctAAATCCTAAAGTTGGCTAATGTTGACTAACTAAAGTTGCTTCCCTATACTTTCTCAAGAAGAAATACAACATTTAGGTTCGAGTTTAAACAAATACTGCGTAAATATTATCTTCTGAATTAAGCTGTTTGACTAACTTTATTTAAACAAGAAAGAAAGGGAATTCACAATTCAGTAATTCACCTGTTTTGATGAAGCCAGACATCTTGTGATGAGTTCATAAAGACTGCCAAGAATGGTATTATTGAAATCAGAACAGCTTAAAAGGGCCTCTTCTGATGTATAATCAAATATCAGTGCACAAATGGTTGCTGCCATCATCATACTTGACATGTCATCGGTATTTCCTACGAACCATGATTCAGCAACAAAAATCAAGATAGATTCTCTACTCCGTTCTTTTCATTCAAACCTAAACTAATACAGGGTTTCTCTGGTATCCTTGTCTTTTCAAGAGTAGTATTGAACACAGTACCTACCCATTTTATGTTTTGAAGCGAAGTACATGAACAAGCAAGGAATCAAATCATAACAAAGCATAAAATGGGAAGTTAGAGGCTGCCACCAAATGCGATACCTGACCAATAAGCCAATGCCCTCAGAAGACTAACAAAGGACGATTCATCTACCGTCAACTGAATTTTGTCATTCTATAGTAGAAAAGGTGCAACTTATATCAACAGTTTATATAACCAATATTGTTTATCATAAGgcttctttttaaataattaaaaaaaaaaaggatgagaACATCACCTTTAGTAGAAGGTTCATTATTGTATCACATGCCAAAAAGATGCAACCATTGTCCTCAACCATATAACCATCTGGCCCAACTAATTTACTGAAGCAATCTATAACCTGCAAATAAAATCCATTATATTTAGCCACAAAACATAAAGCTTTGCTAGTGATGTTAAACAGGAAGCACCATCCTTGCAACAAATGTAAAAGGCAATCATAATGATCATTCAAAGAGAATAGTTTACACTTTTGAGTCCTCCGCATGAAGCCATAGCTTTGCATCCTTCAATCTCCATAGTAATTTGACACAACAGGGGTAGCAGAAAGCACACAGCATAAAAGGGGCTGAAATATACAACAATAACTCTAAGAATGTAAAATATTTTCTACTCAACCAAATAACCAAAAACAGATTGCCAGATAAAAGGTTTATGATTTACCAATAATTATCTTTATAAAGATACCTTTGTTCATCTTCTCCTTCAACAGAAAGCATATAGCCTAAAAGATTTTGAACCTTCTCCTTGCATGCAAGAGGCACTTCAGCAAGATAGCTGAAAAATGtaaggaaaaataaaattgaagactTACAAAATTTTAGTGAAAATAACCTCAGCGAAATTCACACAATCATACTGCATTCTTTGCATCAGATACAGAAAATAGCAGCAGATAGTGCACTGGTAGCAACAATGTAGGACTATACCTCCCAATAATCCTAACAGACGCAAGTAAATCGTCCCCTTTCTTTTGCCCATGTTCCTGTGCAATTTCACCATTATACTTTGCTAAAACCtattaattactaaaattatgTAGAGTGACTGAGTTATACAACATACCTTTGCATCTTCTAAATACTCTAGTACAACCATAATTGTCTCATTAAGTTGGTGAATCAGCTTTGTCAAGGTGCCTTCATCAAGCAGGTTTCCTACAAAAGAACATCAGTTGATCGTTACTTAAAAGTCTTGTAATCCCACCCACGTGTTCTGCCCAACCTAAAGCCAGAAGCAATGATATGATAATAACCATGCAAACATGTGAAAGAATACACATGATCTGCTCACAATAGAAAGGTAAGTGGGATAAATTTGAGAAGAGCTTCTATAGGATTCCAAACAGTGAATTGAATTACCATCATTTCCACCAATCTTTGAAATTAACTTTATTATCTTCTCAACCAAAGAGTAGGCAACAGCGACATTTCGCCGCTTTAGCACAATTGCCTCAGCAGTAGCTGATGTATCCTGCGGTGCTTCATACTTTAGATAGGCCAACTCATTCAGCAGAACAGCAATTTCAACCCTTGACTGCTCCAAGACAAGCAATAAACACCTAAAAAAACATAGCAGTGAGAAATGAAGCTATGAGTGCACAATGCAGACAACTTAAAAAGTTGTCATTTAATTATCAGACTTACATTTCAGCTGGAGATTGTACAGCACTTGCGGTTACTTGGTTAATCAACCNNNNNNNNNNNNNNNNNNNNNNNNNNNNNNNNNNNNNNNNNNNNNNNGAGCTGCATATGAATTACAAATCAAGATAGATAGAAACAAGCAATTCGTCTAGTTAGTCAAACCGAAACACAGTAGCTAGAAATAAGAACATTCTTTAGCTTTGTAAAAGTCCATATGATCTGTGTAAAATCTCAAGATCACCTCATCTAGAAGTCCCAAACTCTTCCTCCAATACAATAATCCCTGTCCGCTTATGGAACGTTAAAATATACCTTTATAGCATCAAACACCTTTCTCTAAGTAAACAGTATAtcgttttcttttttccttttaattttgtgAAGTTTTCTTAGGCCTTCTTACAATAATCCCAACCTCCTCTTTTAGCCACAATCACAATCTTCTTGTTTTTTATAACAAAGCTTGCAGACTTACTAAACCTTTTAGTTTGTAAGATCACAAAGTAGTATATACCTTCATCAGCTGAGACGCTAGTACAGTTACAACTATAATGAACCTAGTGGGGAAACAAATAAAGAGGAACTAAGAAAACAAGGTAAAATAGCATAGTAAATATATCTCAGAAAATGGTCTCAACATACCAACACGATTCTGCAAAACAGCAACAATACCAATGCGAATATTGTCTGAAATATTATCTTTGGAAAGTGTTCGAAGTGCAGCAAGAAATTGTGCCTGAAAGAGCCAAGAAATTGAAGTCAAATGCACAGAATTTGCAAGGCAAATGAATAAAAACGTATGCACATAAAAAAATATGTTATAAGAAATTAAGTACTTAACACAGTATTTAACCGATGAAGATcactaaaaaaatccaaaaacaaCAGTTCAATTTATGGAACTTTGTTGTTATCCATGCATAGACTAAAAGAATTGACCTGACCAAGAAGATGAAACTTCAAACCAATTAGGAAATATTCATATGAAATATCCTAAATTAAGTGAACCATACTTTATCAAAAGTGTTCCCTAAACCTGCATTGCAAAAGAGACGACATGGAGAACATGAACCCAATCCTAACCCAAACTGCAGCTAGGTAAATATTATAGCAATTTTCAGTCACTTAGCTTATGTAAGACgacctttttttttccttttaatattTATCCTACATTTTAGGATTTTGTTACCTGAAAGCAACAGAATAAGGCACGAAAGCCTACCGTGTCTTTTGGAGAAAGAATGCCATTAAGCAGGTGGAGAGAATCAAATTTTAAGGATGTGTGTAAGACTGCAAACTGCCTTGCTATTGCTGTTAACTGTGGAAAGACACACCGAGAACATAGCTTTATATATCACAGGGGAAGATTACAGAACCAAAATCAAAATGAAACAAATTAACTCTAATGCAAAATACTCAAAAGGTACACTCACAATAACCAAGAGCTCAGGTAAGTAATCATTGTAGATTATATCCAAGGATATCCTACTCAAAATCAATTGC harbors:
- the LOC107623103 gene encoding neurochondrin (The sequence of the model RefSeq protein was modified relative to this genomic sequence to represent the inferred CDS: added 66 bases not found in genome assembly), with translation MEGDKVSHAGECSTSTSMSQTQQEEHEQCPNMEECLKLLKGDRDEQRLAGLLLVTKFCKAEDHSSLRKVYHAVGTSFLHRLLRTGMPKPESVNNDNRVAYLRLAVTVLAALCRVPDIASSQDMLSKIPLILEVISTPSGSSVLEECYEFLYLVSAASSDGIMKLYESGGIKILASQISSLQDGSHLMEISIKLLQLILSRISLDIIYNDYLPELLVILTAIARQFAVLHTSLKFDSLHLLNGILSPKDTAQFLAALRTLSKDNISDNIRIGIVAVLQNRVAPAERLQALFLAESMVSIYGEDWLINQVTASAVQSPAEMCLLLVLEQSRVEIAVLLNELAYLKYEAPQDTSATAEAIVLKRRNVAVAYSLVEKIIKLISKIGGNDGNLLDEGTLTKLIHQLNETIMVVLEYLEDAKEHGQKKGDDLLASVRIIGSYLAEVPLACKEKVQNLLGYMLSVEGEDEQSPFYAVCFLLPLLCQITMEIEGCKAMASCGGLKSVIDCFSKLVGPDGYMVEDNGCIFLACDTIMNLLLKNDKIQLTVDESSFVSLLRALAYWSGNTDDMSSMMMAATICALIFDYTSEEALLSCSDFNNTILGSLYELITRCLASSKQDTNVDMDLSEIISAGFSRWAHRYPHIREAMKT